A region from the Pelagovum pacificum genome encodes:
- a CDS encoding sensor domain-containing diguanylate cyclase has product MSIDRTAETWREDWALQPMDRPESRDQFKLATEIMDIMEQGIVVWSADGLCELFNARVHEVLDLGDGELGIGTSRGEFRRMAAQRGLLSEEAAKAAARGEAENVAVSFDLTLPGGRVVLASGRPAESGSYVITFTDVTDARRAEREVASAMATADAAEATTRTALAAQQARAAEMSHLSELDEWLQSCKTLQELYMIVTKFMSRVMTGTYGELYIFSSTRDVLDGVGSWSGDQLNRHIAPDSCWALRRGRHYIHDPAGISFVCGHVDHPPEEDFPGEYLCIPIVAHGDTVGLLHVRFESSDYCGERLRDAETFTIRCAEHISMAVANVRLRDELHDQSIRDPLTGLYNRRHFMSCLRREMTLADRQGTALSLMSFDADGFKTFNDSHGHDAGDMVLRKLADCLADLFDAREVCCRLGGEEFAVLLPGHDADAARAVAERVRKAVSAMPLTYGSETLPNVTISIGVATYPDSATEAQLLIKRADQALYAAKEAGRNRVESAAPPGAEASRERPEADRPVGDESDETAAPGGTGAA; this is encoded by the coding sequence TTGAGCATTGATCGCACCGCCGAGACGTGGCGCGAGGACTGGGCGTTGCAGCCGATGGATCGGCCGGAAAGCCGCGACCAGTTCAAGCTGGCCACCGAGATCATGGACATCATGGAACAGGGCATCGTGGTCTGGTCCGCCGATGGCCTGTGCGAGCTGTTCAACGCCCGCGTCCATGAAGTGCTCGACCTCGGGGACGGCGAGCTCGGTATTGGTACCTCCCGGGGGGAGTTTCGCCGGATGGCCGCACAGCGTGGCCTCCTGTCGGAAGAGGCCGCAAAGGCCGCCGCCCGAGGCGAGGCGGAGAATGTCGCCGTCTCTTTCGACCTCACGCTGCCCGGCGGTCGGGTCGTGCTCGCCAGTGGCCGGCCGGCGGAGAGTGGCAGCTACGTCATCACCTTCACCGACGTCACCGACGCCCGCCGGGCAGAGCGCGAAGTGGCGAGCGCGATGGCCACCGCCGATGCTGCCGAGGCGACGACGCGCACCGCGCTCGCCGCGCAGCAGGCGCGCGCGGCAGAGATGTCCCACCTGTCCGAGCTCGACGAGTGGCTGCAATCCTGCAAGACGCTGCAGGAGCTCTACATGATCGTCACGAAGTTCATGTCGCGCGTGATGACCGGAACCTACGGGGAGCTCTACATCTTCTCCTCCACCCGCGACGTGCTCGACGGGGTGGGCAGCTGGTCGGGCGATCAGCTGAACCGCCATATCGCGCCGGATTCCTGCTGGGCGCTAAGGCGGGGGCGGCATTACATCCACGATCCGGCCGGGATCAGCTTCGTCTGCGGTCACGTCGACCATCCGCCTGAGGAGGATTTTCCCGGCGAATACCTATGCATTCCGATCGTTGCCCACGGCGACACGGTCGGACTGCTGCACGTGCGCTTCGAATCATCGGACTATTGCGGCGAGCGGCTCCGCGATGCGGAGACTTTCACGATCCGCTGCGCCGAACATATCTCGATGGCGGTCGCCAACGTCCGTCTGCGGGACGAGCTGCACGATCAGTCCATCCGCGATCCGCTCACCGGGCTCTACAATCGCCGCCACTTCATGAGCTGCCTTCGGCGGGAGATGACGCTCGCGGACCGGCAGGGCACGGCGCTCAGCCTGATGTCCTTCGACGCCGACGGGTTCAAGACGTTCAACGATAGCCATGGCCACGACGCCGGCGACATGGTGCTCCGCAAGCTCGCCGATTGTCTGGCCGATCTGTTCGACGCACGCGAAGTCTGCTGCCGACTCGGGGGGGAGGAATTCGCGGTACTGCTGCCCGGCCATGATGCCGATGCCGCGCGCGCGGTGGCGGAGCGGGTGCGCAAGGCGGTCTCGGCGATGCCGCTGACGTACGGCAGTGAAACCCTGCCGAACGTCACCATCTCGATCGGAGTCGCGACCTACCCCGACAGCGCGACAGAGGCGCAGCTTCTCATCAAGCGCGCCGACCAGGCGCTCTACGCCGCCAAGGAAGCCGGCCGCAACCGGGTGGAAAGCGCCGCGCCTCCGGGTGCCGAGGCGAGTCGCGAGCGCCCGGAAGCCGACCGTCCGGTAGGCGACGAGTCGGACGAGACTGCCGCGCCCGGCGGCACCGGTGCCGCCTGA
- a CDS encoding YhdP family protein, translated as MADQSAEIDDPRPRLMGRKRKAGLRLLGLMLFLPVAVAIILIVSLIDRDITAPSWVREEVEARAEEAIGGGIEMERISIRIGRDLHPRIHLANAELTDRSGTVVARVPEISALISPRGLILNRELLAQEIRVSGAQVSLVRSEDGNLAMSFGDGSASVRESATFTGLLDGIDATFERGPLEALERVELDGLIVNLDDRRAGQSLTVDGGQAVLDIDRREIGLSADLSLLSGGGVSRVAFDYASPRGSREAEMSISVDEASAADIASQSPALSWLSVIDAPISASLRGGIDADGTLGPLNAVLEIGAGAIRPAPEARPVPFDAVKAYLAYDPETQELAFDQLSLESEDIAVEANGEAFLKGMEDGFPDEIWGQFRMPTLTANPNDIYDVPVELAVGSLDFRLALDPFRLTLGELIATEGDSNIRAWGEVSTGEDGWNVAVDARIDRVTVPHAKALWPEVWRPGVRGWVANNILDGDIVNAAVAVRTHGTEEPVIAMDFEFEDGSVRYLPRMPAVEGGYGFVQIGKDSFSVSLAEGYVAALEGGRVDMAGSTFVIPAMSLPDSPAEFSLKLDGTITAMLSVLDQPPLSLMQGAGLDVTLADGRARAQGRLLMPLSDQLSPDQVSYVFGAELTDVRSTTLVPDKVLASPQLEVAATPEGLRIEGPARLGQTPLTGSFSRAFEEGAPARIEAQVELSPAALDEFGIALPPGTVQGSGPARFDLVMPAGLPPSFILSSEMRGITLSVPWVGWSKAAGTPGTLEVQGQLGASPKVSRLRLQASGLTAEGRIDLGANSAFEAAVFDRLSVGDWLDAPITLRNRGAGQAVGVEVNGGTLDMRRAAFGPGGGDGGEGGPMNVRLDRLVVTESLVLTGFEGAFASQGGLRGTFEAQVNEGPPIAGDLVPVNGRTGVRVTSNDAGGVLRAAKLLPNALGGAMQLILRPTGGEGTYDGSLTVDDLRIRDAPAIAELLDAISVVGLLQQLDGQGLSFTDVDAQFRMTPEQIIVTQSSAVGPSLGLSLDGTYTLASTIMDFQGVVSPVYLLNGIGSVLTRPGEGLIGFNFTIRGPVGQPNVGVNPLSVLTPGMFREIFRRPPPQVTR; from the coding sequence ATGGCCGACCAGAGCGCCGAGATCGACGATCCGCGGCCCCGACTGATGGGGCGCAAGCGGAAGGCCGGATTGCGCCTTCTGGGCCTTATGCTGTTCCTGCCGGTCGCCGTGGCGATCATTCTCATCGTCTCATTGATCGACCGCGACATCACCGCCCCTTCGTGGGTGCGTGAGGAAGTCGAGGCCCGCGCCGAAGAGGCGATCGGCGGCGGCATCGAGATGGAGCGTATCTCCATCCGCATCGGGCGGGATCTGCACCCGCGCATCCACCTCGCCAACGCCGAGCTGACCGACCGAAGCGGTACGGTGGTTGCCCGCGTGCCCGAGATCTCCGCGCTGATCTCGCCCCGGGGGCTGATCCTGAACCGGGAGCTTCTGGCGCAGGAAATCCGGGTGAGCGGCGCACAGGTCTCTTTGGTCCGCAGCGAGGATGGTAACCTGGCGATGTCCTTCGGGGACGGTTCCGCCTCGGTTCGTGAAAGCGCGACCTTCACCGGTCTGCTGGACGGCATCGACGCCACCTTCGAGCGCGGACCGCTGGAGGCGCTGGAGCGGGTGGAGCTTGACGGTCTCATCGTGAACCTCGACGACCGGCGTGCGGGGCAGAGCCTGACGGTCGACGGCGGGCAGGCCGTGCTCGACATCGACCGGCGCGAGATCGGCTTGTCGGCCGACCTGTCGCTGTTGTCGGGCGGTGGCGTCTCGCGGGTGGCGTTCGATTATGCCTCGCCCCGGGGCAGCCGGGAGGCGGAAATGTCCATTTCCGTCGACGAGGCCTCCGCCGCCGACATCGCCAGCCAGTCGCCCGCGCTCAGCTGGCTTTCGGTGATCGACGCGCCGATCTCGGCCAGCCTGCGTGGCGGGATCGACGCCGATGGCACGCTCGGCCCACTGAACGCGGTGCTGGAGATCGGGGCAGGGGCGATCCGCCCGGCGCCCGAAGCCCGGCCCGTGCCGTTCGACGCGGTGAAAGCCTACCTTGCCTACGATCCAGAAACGCAGGAGCTCGCCTTCGACCAGCTGAGCCTGGAGAGCGAGGATATCGCCGTCGAAGCAAACGGCGAGGCGTTCCTAAAAGGGATGGAGGACGGTTTCCCCGACGAGATCTGGGGCCAGTTCCGGATGCCGACGCTCACGGCGAACCCGAACGACATCTACGACGTGCCGGTCGAACTCGCCGTCGGCAGCCTCGACTTCCGCCTCGCGCTCGATCCGTTCCGCCTGACCCTGGGCGAACTCATCGCGACCGAAGGCGACAGCAACATCCGAGCCTGGGGCGAGGTTTCGACGGGCGAGGACGGCTGGAACGTCGCCGTCGACGCGCGGATCGACCGGGTGACCGTGCCCCATGCCAAGGCGCTCTGGCCCGAGGTCTGGCGACCGGGCGTCCGGGGTTGGGTGGCCAACAACATCCTCGACGGCGATATCGTGAACGCCGCGGTTGCCGTGCGGACGCACGGCACCGAAGAGCCGGTCATCGCGATGGATTTCGAGTTCGAGGACGGCTCGGTCCGTTACCTGCCGCGCATGCCGGCGGTCGAGGGCGGCTACGGCTTCGTTCAGATCGGCAAGGATTCCTTCTCGGTCTCCCTGGCGGAGGGATACGTCGCAGCGCTGGAAGGCGGCCGGGTCGACATGGCCGGCTCGACCTTCGTGATCCCCGCGATGAGCCTGCCGGACTCCCCTGCGGAATTCTCGCTGAAGCTCGACGGGACGATCACCGCGATGCTGTCGGTGCTCGACCAGCCGCCCCTGTCGCTGATGCAGGGGGCGGGCCTCGACGTCACGCTCGCCGACGGGCGCGCTCGGGCGCAGGGGCGGCTGCTGATGCCGCTGAGCGACCAGCTGTCGCCCGATCAGGTCAGCTACGTGTTCGGGGCGGAGCTGACGGACGTGCGCTCGACCACCCTGGTGCCCGACAAGGTGCTCGCCTCGCCCCAGCTCGAGGTCGCCGCCACGCCGGAGGGCCTGCGAATCGAGGGGCCGGCGCGGCTCGGCCAGACACCGTTGACCGGCAGTTTCAGCCGTGCGTTCGAGGAAGGCGCGCCAGCCCGCATCGAAGCCCAGGTGGAACTGTCGCCCGCCGCGCTCGACGAATTCGGCATCGCGCTGCCGCCAGGCACGGTGCAGGGCAGCGGTCCCGCGCGGTTCGACCTGGTTATGCCCGCCGGGCTTCCGCCGTCCTTCATCCTCAGCTCGGAAATGCGCGGGATCACCCTGTCCGTGCCCTGGGTCGGCTGGTCCAAGGCCGCCGGGACTCCGGGCACGCTCGAGGTGCAGGGCCAGCTCGGCGCGTCGCCGAAGGTCAGCCGGTTGCGCCTGCAGGCGTCGGGCCTGACGGCGGAAGGCCGCATCGACCTTGGGGCGAACAGTGCCTTCGAGGCGGCGGTCTTCGACCGGCTGAGCGTCGGCGACTGGCTCGACGCGCCCATTACCCTGCGCAACCGGGGCGCCGGGCAGGCGGTCGGGGTGGAGGTCAACGGCGGCACGCTCGACATGCGTCGCGCCGCATTCGGGCCGGGCGGCGGCGATGGAGGAGAGGGCGGTCCAATGAATGTCCGCCTCGACCGGCTGGTGGTGACCGAGAGCCTTGTCCTCACCGGTTTCGAGGGCGCCTTCGCCTCGCAGGGCGGCCTGCGCGGCACGTTCGAGGCGCAGGTGAACGAGGGCCCGCCGATCGCCGGCGACCTCGTGCCGGTCAATGGCCGGACCGGGGTGCGTGTGACGTCCAACGACGCGGGTGGCGTCCTGCGGGCCGCCAAGTTGCTGCCGAACGCGCTTGGTGGGGCGATGCAGCTGATCCTGCGACCGACCGGCGGCGAGGGGACCTACGACGGGTCGCTCACCGTCGACGACTTGCGCATCCGCGACGCCCCGGCCATCGCGGAGCTTCTGGATGCGATCAGCGTCGTCGGCCTGCTCCAGCAGCTCGACGGGCAGGGCCTGTCCTTCACGGATGTCGATGCGCAGTTCCGCATGACGCCGGAGCAGATCATCGTCACCCAGTCGAGCGCGGTCGGGCCGTCCCTTGGCCTTTCGCTCGACGGGACCTATACGCTCGCCAGCACGATCATGGACTTCCAGGGCGTCGTGTCTCCGGTCTATTTGCTGAACGGGATCGGGTCGGTGCTGACCCGGCCCGGCGAGGGGCTGATCGGGTTCAACTTCACGATCCGCGGCCCGGTGGGGCAGCCGAACGTCGGGGTGAATCCGCTGTCCGTCCTGACCCCCGGCATGTTCCGCGAGATTTTCCGGCGCCCGCCGCCACAGGTGACCCGTTGA
- a CDS encoding MFS transporter — MFQVLGSAWPLLLGLFMLMVGNGLQGTLLGVRGDLEGFSTLQMSVVMSGYFVGFLGGSQLAPEMIRRVGHVRVFAALGSAISAVLILYPTLVSPWSWTVGRIVIGFCFSGVYVTAESWLNNSTTNETRGQALSLYMIVQMGGIVLAQYLLLLGDAGGFVLFIIPSVLVSLAFAPILLSISPTPAFDSTKPMRLKELVQASPLVSVGMILLGGVYAAQFGMAAVYGTRVGLSLAQISIFVSAIYIAALVSMYPIGWLSDRFDRRLVIIAVSLLGGVGALLGVVLGGSFGVLIACAAIMGGTSNPLYSLLIAYANDFLEPEDMAAASAGFVFINGVGAIAGPITVGYVMDVFGNQGYWAFVAVLMLGLGVYGLYRMRKRPSTHSGDTVPYAPVMASASPVAVDMAQDLYIEAEAELAESTTSEPQAS, encoded by the coding sequence ATGTTTCAAGTGCTCGGAAGCGCATGGCCGCTGTTGCTCGGTCTTTTCATGCTCATGGTCGGCAACGGCCTGCAGGGCACGCTTCTTGGTGTGCGCGGCGATCTGGAGGGGTTCTCGACGCTTCAGATGTCCGTCGTCATGTCCGGCTACTTCGTCGGTTTCCTTGGCGGTTCGCAGCTCGCCCCCGAGATGATCCGCCGAGTCGGCCACGTGCGGGTCTTCGCCGCGCTCGGCTCCGCCATTTCGGCGGTTCTGATCCTCTATCCGACGCTCGTCTCGCCTTGGTCCTGGACGGTCGGGCGGATCGTTATCGGCTTCTGTTTCTCGGGCGTCTACGTCACGGCGGAAAGCTGGCTGAACAATTCGACCACGAACGAGACACGTGGACAGGCGCTGTCGCTCTACATGATCGTGCAGATGGGCGGCATCGTTCTGGCCCAGTATCTGCTGCTGCTCGGCGACGCGGGGGGCTTCGTGCTCTTCATCATCCCCTCCGTCCTCGTGAGCCTCGCCTTCGCGCCGATCCTGCTGTCGATCTCGCCCACGCCGGCATTTGATTCGACGAAACCGATGCGCCTGAAGGAGCTGGTTCAGGCTTCGCCGCTGGTCTCCGTCGGCATGATCCTCCTCGGCGGCGTCTACGCGGCGCAGTTCGGCATGGCGGCGGTCTACGGCACGCGTGTCGGGCTGAGCCTTGCGCAGATCTCGATCTTCGTCTCGGCGATCTACATCGCCGCGCTCGTGTCCATGTACCCGATCGGCTGGCTGTCGGACCGGTTCGACCGGCGACTCGTCATCATCGCCGTGTCGCTGCTCGGCGGGGTGGGCGCGCTGCTCGGCGTGGTGCTCGGCGGCTCGTTCGGCGTGCTGATCGCCTGCGCGGCCATCATGGGGGGGACGTCGAACCCGCTCTATTCGTTGCTGATCGCCTATGCCAACGACTTCCTCGAGCCCGAGGACATGGCCGCGGCATCTGCCGGGTTCGTCTTCATCAACGGCGTCGGCGCCATCGCGGGCCCGATCACCGTCGGCTACGTCATGGATGTGTTCGGCAACCAGGGCTACTGGGCCTTCGTCGCAGTGCTGATGCTCGGTCTCGGGGTCTATGGCCTCTACCGGATGCGCAAGCGCCCCTCGACCCATTCCGGCGACACGGTGCCTTACGCGCCAGTCATGGCCTCGGCCAGCCCGGTCGCTGTCGATATGGCACAGGATTTGTACATCGAGGCGGAGGCCGAGCTGGCCGAAAGCACAACCTCGGAGCCTCAGGCCTCCTGA
- a CDS encoding MOSC domain-containing protein, with protein MSLLADLRARHASEGRVTWIGLRPVRLAAMETPNTVEVTLSGLDGDHARAGKRAVTLIQQEHLSVIAALSGRDEVNPEEVRRNLVIAGINLAALRDVPVRYGTALLRISGPCPPCSRMERVLGPGGYNAMRGHGGWYAEVLEPGRIAIGDSVQPDFKNTEISDN; from the coding sequence ATGAGCCTTCTTGCCGACCTTCGTGCGCGCCACGCGTCGGAGGGTCGGGTGACGTGGATCGGACTGCGGCCCGTGCGGCTCGCGGCGATGGAGACGCCGAACACGGTGGAGGTGACGCTGTCGGGCCTCGACGGCGACCACGCTCGGGCCGGCAAGCGGGCGGTGACGCTGATTCAGCAGGAACACCTCTCGGTCATCGCCGCGCTCTCCGGTCGGGACGAGGTGAACCCGGAGGAGGTGCGGCGCAACCTGGTTATTGCCGGCATCAACCTTGCCGCGCTCAGGGATGTGCCCGTCCGCTACGGCACCGCGCTGCTGAGGATCTCCGGTCCCTGTCCGCCGTGCTCCCGGATGGAGCGAGTGCTCGGGCCGGGCGGTTACAATGCGATGCGCGGGCACGGCGGGTGGTATGCCGAAGTGCTGGAGCCGGGGCGCATTGCGATCGGGGATAGCGTGCAGCCCGACTTTAAAAATACGGAAATATCAGACAATTGA
- a CDS encoding DUF924 family protein, producing the protein MNSVTPQEVLAFWLDEVGPKGWYAGGEELDQKVRDRFRTAWDEAVDGAYGLWLTYPSGTLAYIILTDQFPRNMFREDPRAFQLDPNARAAAKVAIGRDWDMKIDGEPRQFFYLPLMHSENQVDQDRAVRLFQAKLPESKDNLLHAKAHREIIRRYGRFPYRNNALSRTSSPAEKSFMEDGGYRVLVEEMKASS; encoded by the coding sequence ATGAACAGCGTCACACCGCAAGAGGTCCTTGCGTTCTGGCTGGACGAGGTCGGGCCGAAAGGCTGGTATGCCGGCGGCGAGGAACTGGACCAGAAGGTGCGCGATCGTTTCCGCACTGCCTGGGACGAGGCGGTCGATGGCGCTTACGGGCTCTGGCTGACCTATCCGTCGGGCACGCTCGCCTACATCATCCTGACCGACCAGTTCCCGCGCAACATGTTCCGCGAGGACCCGCGCGCCTTCCAGCTGGACCCGAACGCGCGCGCGGCGGCCAAGGTCGCGATCGGCCGGGACTGGGACATGAAGATCGACGGCGAGCCGCGCCAGTTCTTCTACCTGCCGCTGATGCATTCCGAGAACCAGGTCGACCAGGACCGCGCCGTGCGCCTGTTCCAGGCGAAGCTGCCGGAGTCGAAGGACAACCTGCTGCACGCCAAGGCGCACCGCGAGATCATCCGCCGCTACGGGCGCTTCCCCTACCGCAACAACGCACTGTCGCGCACGTCGAGCCCGGCGGAGAAATCCTTCATGGAAGACGGCGGCTACCGCGTCCTCGTGGAGGAGATGAAGGCCAGCTCTTAA
- a CDS encoding DUF1330 domain-containing protein: MAEALWIAHVKVSDAEAYGEYAKRATGAIADHGGRFIARGGAYEQLEGPDRPRNVVARFPSMQAAHDCYYSDAYQEALSFAKGAAERELVIVELSE, translated from the coding sequence ATGGCAGAGGCTCTCTGGATCGCCCATGTGAAGGTCTCCGACGCGGAGGCTTACGGCGAATATGCCAAGCGCGCGACCGGTGCGATCGCCGACCACGGCGGCCGTTTCATCGCGCGGGGTGGTGCCTACGAACAGCTCGAAGGACCGGACCGTCCGCGCAACGTGGTGGCGCGGTTCCCGTCGATGCAGGCGGCGCACGATTGCTACTATTCGGACGCCTACCAGGAGGCACTGTCCTTCGCGAAAGGCGCGGCGGAACGCGAACTTGTGATCGTCGAACTCAGCGAATGA
- the queA gene encoding tRNA preQ1(34) S-adenosylmethionine ribosyltransferase-isomerase QueA yields MKLSDFDFELPEELIAVRPARPRSSARLLLAEGDGIADRHVYDLPDILRPGDRLVLNDTKVIPARLSGLRRRGEAEARIEVTLLEPRPGGLWTALVKPLRKWKEGEVVTFSPELSATLEGREDEQALISFNLEGEDFDAALAQAGSMPLPPYIAAKRPADDADKADYQTIWAEHPGAVAAPTASLHFDDAVMKALEARGVNFTHVTLHVGAGTFLPVKVDDIRDHKMHAEWGEVTDRAAGEIAATKAEGGLVIPVGTTALRLIESAATSGAILPWQGETDIFITPGFRFNVADGLMTNFHLPKSTLMMLVSALMGVEHIRAIYAHAIHENYRFFSYGDASLLLP; encoded by the coding sequence TTGAAACTGTCCGACTTCGATTTCGAACTGCCCGAAGAGCTGATTGCCGTGCGTCCCGCGCGGCCCCGCTCCTCTGCCCGGCTGCTGCTGGCCGAGGGGGACGGGATCGCGGACCGGCACGTCTACGACCTGCCCGACATCCTGCGTCCCGGCGACCGGCTGGTGCTGAACGACACCAAGGTGATCCCCGCGCGGCTGTCCGGCCTGCGCCGGCGCGGAGAGGCGGAAGCGCGGATCGAGGTCACGCTGCTGGAACCGCGTCCCGGCGGTCTCTGGACCGCGTTGGTGAAGCCGCTCAGGAAGTGGAAGGAGGGCGAGGTCGTCACCTTCTCGCCCGAACTGTCCGCCACGTTGGAGGGGCGCGAGGACGAGCAGGCGCTGATCTCCTTCAACCTCGAGGGCGAGGATTTCGACGCCGCGCTCGCGCAGGCGGGCTCCATGCCGCTGCCGCCCTATATCGCGGCCAAGCGCCCGGCGGACGATGCCGACAAGGCGGACTACCAGACAATCTGGGCGGAGCACCCCGGCGCCGTCGCCGCGCCGACCGCCTCGCTCCACTTCGACGACGCCGTGATGAAGGCGCTCGAGGCGCGCGGCGTCAATTTCACCCACGTGACGCTGCATGTCGGGGCGGGGACCTTCCTACCGGTGAAGGTCGACGATATCCGCGACCACAAGATGCACGCCGAATGGGGCGAGGTGACGGATCGGGCGGCGGGCGAGATCGCCGCCACGAAAGCCGAGGGCGGACTGGTGATCCCCGTCGGCACCACCGCCTTGCGCCTGATCGAGAGCGCGGCGACCTCCGGCGCGATCCTGCCGTGGCAGGGCGAGACGGACATCTTCATCACTCCGGGCTTCCGCTTCAACGTGGCCGATGGGCTGATGACCAATTTCCACTTGCCCAAGAGCACGCTGATGATGCTCGTCTCCGCCCTGATGGGCGTCGAACACATCCGCGCGATCTACGCCCACGCCATTCATGAAAACTACAGGTTCTTCTCGTATGGCGACGCATCGCTTCTGTTGCCGTGA
- the lpdA gene encoding dihydrolipoyl dehydrogenase, which yields MAQSYDMIVIGAGPGGYVAAIRGAQLGLNVLCVEREHLGGICLNWGCIPTKALLRSSEVFHLMHRAKEFGLKADGVGYDLPSVVQRSRGVAKQMEGGVKHLLKKNKVTTMMGEARLAGKGKVIVKIDKGEEEVTSKAIVLATGARARELPGLEADGDLVWTYKTAMTPPRMPKKLLVIGSGAIGIEFASFYNTLGAETTVVEVMDRILPVEDAEISAFAKKQFTKQGMKIMEKAMVKKLDRAKGKVTAHIEVGGKVEQQEFDTVISAVGIVGNVEGLGLEEQGIKVDRTHVIVDEYCRTGVDGVYAIGDLAGAPWLAHKASHEGVMVAELVAGKNKVHPVRPESIAGCTYCHPQVASVGFTEAQAKEKGFDVKVGKFPFIGNGKAVALGEPDGMVKTIFDSKTGELLGAHMVGAEVTELIQGYVVGRQLETTEEDLMETVFPHPTLSEMMHESVLDAYGRAIHF from the coding sequence ATGGCCCAGAGCTATGACATGATCGTAATCGGCGCCGGTCCGGGCGGCTACGTCGCCGCAATCCGGGGCGCGCAGCTTGGCCTCAATGTGCTCTGCGTGGAGCGCGAGCACCTCGGCGGTATCTGCCTCAACTGGGGCTGCATCCCGACGAAGGCGCTGCTGCGCTCGTCCGAGGTTTTCCACCTGATGCACCGCGCCAAGGAATTCGGCCTGAAGGCCGATGGCGTCGGCTACGACCTGCCGTCGGTGGTCCAGCGCTCGCGCGGCGTGGCCAAGCAGATGGAAGGCGGGGTGAAGCACCTGCTGAAGAAGAACAAGGTCACGACCATGATGGGCGAGGCCCGTCTTGCCGGGAAGGGCAAGGTCATCGTGAAGATCGACAAGGGCGAGGAGGAGGTCACCTCCAAGGCCATCGTGCTCGCCACCGGCGCGCGTGCGCGTGAACTGCCGGGGCTGGAGGCCGACGGCGATCTCGTCTGGACCTACAAGACCGCGATGACCCCGCCGCGGATGCCCAAGAAGCTGCTGGTCATCGGGTCCGGTGCGATCGGAATCGAGTTCGCGTCCTTCTACAACACGCTCGGCGCCGAAACGACGGTGGTCGAGGTCATGGATCGCATCCTTCCGGTCGAAGACGCCGAGATCTCCGCCTTCGCCAAGAAGCAGTTCACCAAGCAGGGCATGAAGATCATGGAAAAAGCCATGGTCAAGAAGCTCGACCGCGCCAAGGGCAAGGTCACCGCCCATATCGAGGTCGGCGGCAAGGTCGAACAGCAGGAGTTCGACACCGTGATCTCCGCTGTCGGCATCGTCGGCAATGTCGAGGGGCTCGGCCTCGAGGAGCAGGGCATCAAGGTCGACCGCACCCACGTGATCGTCGATGAATATTGCCGCACCGGCGTTGACGGCGTCTACGCCATCGGCGACCTCGCCGGCGCACCGTGGCTGGCGCACAAGGCGTCGCACGAGGGCGTCATGGTGGCCGAACTGGTCGCCGGCAAGAACAAGGTCCACCCGGTCCGCCCCGAAAGCATCGCCGGCTGCACCTATTGTCACCCGCAGGTCGCCAGCGTCGGCTTCACCGAGGCGCAGGCCAAGGAGAAGGGCTTCGACGTCAAGGTCGGCAAGTTCCCCTTCATCGGCAACGGCAAGGCGGTCGCCCTGGGCGAACCGGACGGCATGGTGAAGACCATCTTCGACAGCAAGACGGGCGAACTGCTCGGCGCGCACATGGTCGGGGCCGAGGTGACCGAGCTGATCCAGGGCTACGTCGTGGGCCGCCAGCTCGAGACCACGGAAGAGGACCTGATGGAGACGGTCTTCCCGCACCCGACGCTGAGCGAGATGATGCACGAGAGCGTGCTCGACGCTTACGGGCGCGCGATCCACTTCTGA
- a CDS encoding peroxiredoxin: protein MAPAVDLPRDGGGNLTLEEFAGKPVVLFFYPRDDTSGCTKEAVGFTEMAGAFDEAGVAVIGVSKDSITSHDKFRDKHALGVPLLSDENGDVCERYGVWKEKSMYGKTFMGIERSTFLIDSEGKIAKAWRKVKVPGHVEAVLEAAKVL from the coding sequence ATGGCGCCCGCAGTCGACCTCCCCCGGGACGGGGGCGGCAACCTCACGTTGGAAGAGTTCGCGGGCAAGCCCGTCGTGCTGTTCTTCTACCCCCGCGACGACACCAGCGGCTGCACCAAGGAAGCGGTCGGCTTTACCGAGATGGCCGGCGCCTTCGACGAGGCCGGCGTCGCGGTGATCGGCGTGTCGAAGGACAGCATCACCTCGCACGACAAGTTCCGCGACAAGCACGCGCTCGGCGTGCCGCTTCTGTCGGATGAGAACGGCGATGTCTGCGAGCGCTACGGCGTCTGGAAAGAGAAAAGCATGTACGGCAAGACCTTCATGGGGATCGAGCGGTCGACCTTTCTGATCGACTCCGAGGGCAAGATCGCCAAGGCGTGGCGCAAGGTGAAGGTGCCGGGCCATGTTGAAGCCGTACTAGAGGCTGCGAAGGTCCTTTGA